The following is a genomic window from Candidatus Cloacimonadota bacterium.
TGTATACATGTCTTCCGAATCATTACGTTTGGTTGGCAGAATTGATGAGGTCCTCTTTTTTGAAAAGGACAGTGCTGCACCTCTCGACTATAAATATGCTGAATATCGCGAACATGTATTCAAGACTCACCTCATACAACAAACATGTTATGCATTACTGATAGAAGAGATATTTCGGAAATCTGTTGATAAAGCATTCATAGTATATGTACGATCGAACAACAAATTAAAAGAGTTGATCATAAGTAAAAAAATTAAAGACCAAACAATAAAACTAATTGATGAGATTTTCGATATCTTGAACATCGATTACTTTCCGAAGGGCACTTCATCAAAAAATCGTTGTCTTGATTGTACCTACAGAAATATTTGTGTGAAATAAATAATGTTTTCTTGTCGTTTCATAGTTCATATTTAATAATAAGATCATGAAAATTTTCTTGCAAGAATATTTTAGATTAGGAAAATCTGTATCAAGAAGATTTGGAATGGTAAAAAGAATAGTTTATTCAAGGAGAATTCAAAAATGAATATAATTACGCAAGATGAAATATATATATGTGCGTTATTTCACGATATTGGAAAACTTATCGAGCGAAGTAAGGTTTATGAAAACAAAAGAGTGAATGAACTTTTCCCGGAAATTAAATACTCTCATGCCAGATATACGGCATTTTTCCTAAAATCATACCTAACGAAAGATGATTGGATAACAGAAGACAAAGATATTTTACTAAAAATATCATCTTTTCATCATAATCCGGAAAGTGAAGAAGGAAGAATTATTCAGTTTGCTGATTGGTTAGCTTCTTCGGAAAGAGAAAAAGATGAAGAGAATACTTCTCAATATAATACTGTACAGTTAAGATCGATTTTCGGAACTTTGAATAAAGAACAAATCGATAAATACTATAAATTGAGAGAACTCACATTTAATAATCTTCTACCTGAAGAGAAAAATGAAATTCAAACAAGAGAATATTATCACGATTTAAGTAACAAAATGATCGAAAAATTCAGACAAGTAAAAAGCAAAGATGATTTATTGTTCTTTTTGGAAAAATATCTTTCTTTTGTTCCTGCTCAAACAACAAAAAGTGATCCTGATATTTCACTTTTTGACCATTCAAAATTAACTGCCGCCATCGCCGTTTGTTTATTTCATCAAATACAAAATGGAAAACTGGATGACGAAAAGATAAGCAAGTATTTGAAAAGAATTGCAAATGATGAACAAATCACCGATGAACATTTTATTTTGATCAATGCCGATCTTTCCGGAATTCAGAATTATATTTTCAATATACCTTCAGAAGGAGCGGCAAAAAGCTTGAAAGGTCGTTCCGTTTATCTGGTTTTGTTGATGGAAGCAATTTCCGAATTTATGATTCGCGAATTGGATTTGGAAAAAGCGAATATCATTTATAACGGCGGCGGAAATTTTTATATTCTGGCGCCGGAAACT
Proteins encoded in this region:
- the cas10 gene encoding type III-A CRISPR-associated protein Cas10/Csm1, whose product is MNIITQDEIYICALFHDIGKLIERSKVYENKRVNELFPEIKYSHARYTAFFLKSYLTKDDWITEDKDILLKISSFHHNPESEEGRIIQFADWLASSEREKDEENTSQYNTVQLRSIFGTLNKEQIDKYYKLRELTFNNLLPEEKNEIQTREYYHDLSNKMIEKFRQVKSKDDLLFFLEKYLSFVPAQTTKSDPDISLFDHSKLTAAIAVCLFHQIQNGKLDDEKISKYLKRIANDEQITDEHFILINADLSGIQNYIFNIPSEGAAKSLKGRSVYLVLLMEAISEFMIRELDLEKANIIYNGGGNFYILAPETSIEKIKILRKEINRIIFDFHKGQLFCHVGYTKIKLLEFKDFKDVWRRVSSETAKIKQKKLSDIWEDYYENMFEPKETIEQDNFCNVCHSTENVTQYEENRLCSLCRSFEDLTKEVYNANYEIFSEIPKESSRNITYKSVLNKFGLNIKFTDHSQKSENVFVLNKFGNEQTLKW
- the cas4 gene encoding CRISPR-associated protein Cas4 — its product is MKYVTPSEIIEYLYCPRFIYFMNCLKISQHEDKRYLVMKGRKIHEQKALINREYLRKKIGCIDKKIDVYMSSESLRLVGRIDEVLFFEKDSAAPLDYKYAEYREHVFKTHLIQQTCYALLIEEIFRKSVDKAFIVYVRSNNKLKELIISKKIKDQTIKLIDEIFDILNIDYFPKGTSSKNRCLDCTYRNICVK